One genomic window of Kaistia geumhonensis includes the following:
- the metX gene encoding homoserine O-acetyltransferase MetX, translated as MASSRHSLPAGAGAARGEADTPSSHVMRFGLDQPLRLDSGQSIAPLQIAYQTYGTLNADRSNAILVCHALTGDQHVASDNPVTGKPGWWETVVGPGKPIDTDRFFVVCSNVVGGCMGSTGPASTNPATGQPFGLDLPLITIPDMVRAQAMLVDALGIDQLFCVAGGSMGGMQVLQWSVAYPERVFTALPIATGPRHSSQNIAFHEVGRQAIMADPDWRGGRYLAEGTSPRKGLAVARMAAHITYMSDEGLHRKFGRALQDRERVAFGFDADFQVESYLRHQGLSFVERFDANSYLYVTRAMDYFDIAADYGGRLANAFRGSRTRFCVASFTSDWLFPTIESKTVVRALNASGASVSFVEIETDRGHDAFLLDEPVLFATIRGFLTSAAAARWG; from the coding sequence ATGGCCTCTTCCAGGCACAGTCTTCCCGCCGGCGCCGGCGCCGCGCGCGGCGAAGCCGACACCCCCTCCAGCCATGTGATGCGCTTCGGGCTCGATCAGCCCCTGCGGCTCGATTCGGGCCAGAGCATCGCGCCGCTGCAGATCGCCTACCAGACCTACGGCACGCTGAACGCCGACCGCTCCAACGCCATCCTCGTCTGCCATGCCCTGACCGGGGACCAGCATGTCGCGAGCGACAATCCGGTGACCGGCAAGCCGGGCTGGTGGGAAACGGTGGTCGGGCCGGGCAAGCCGATCGACACCGACCGCTTCTTCGTCGTCTGCTCCAATGTCGTCGGCGGCTGCATGGGCTCGACCGGCCCGGCCTCGACCAACCCGGCGACGGGACAGCCCTTCGGGCTCGACCTGCCGCTCATCACCATCCCGGACATGGTGCGGGCGCAGGCGATGCTCGTGGACGCGCTGGGCATCGACCAGCTCTTCTGCGTCGCTGGCGGCTCGATGGGCGGCATGCAGGTCCTGCAATGGTCGGTCGCCTATCCCGAGCGCGTGTTCACCGCGCTGCCGATCGCCACCGGGCCGCGCCATTCCTCGCAGAACATCGCTTTCCACGAGGTGGGCCGCCAGGCGATCATGGCCGATCCCGACTGGCGCGGCGGCCGCTACCTCGCCGAGGGCACCAGCCCGCGCAAGGGGCTCGCGGTCGCACGCATGGCCGCTCACATCACCTATATGTCGGACGAGGGCCTGCACCGGAAATTCGGCCGCGCGCTGCAGGATCGCGAGCGCGTCGCCTTCGGCTTCGACGCCGACTTCCAGGTCGAATCGTATCTGCGCCACCAGGGTCTTTCCTTCGTCGAGCGCTTCGACGCCAACTCCTATCTCTATGTCACGCGGGCGATGGACTATTTCGACATCGCCGCCGACTATGGCGGCCGCCTCGCCAATGCGTTCCGAGGCTCGCGCACGCGGTTCTGCGTCGCGTCCTTCACCTCCGACTGGCTGTTCCCGACCATCGAGAGCAAGACGGTCGTCCGCGCGCTGAATGCGAGCGGCGCCTCCGTGAGCTTCGTCGAGATTGAGACAGACCGCGGCCATGACGCCTTCCTGCTCGACGAGCCGGTCCTCTTCGCCACCATCCGCGGCTTCCTGACCTCCGCCGCCGCGGCGCGCTGGGGCTGA
- a CDS encoding chorismate mutase, whose product MAGTDTTSVTEKDAADLAAIRATIDRLDAEMHQRLIERGTAIGTLIKVKGTSRPGAAFRPGREADMMRRLVGRHAGALPLWTAEHIWREIITTFTRMQAPFDVAYDAGGDADAMRDVARFLFGFTVALHRQQGALDTVNHIRESGTDLGVVALGQPPEAGAWWRALGRPSGPRIIALSPFIVVAGRPAETPALVLAPELADPTPPDLHVFAVTAIGGETERAIRGAGGTVLAAAGRELLIALPVETAVASLAAHAGFEDVARVGALSRGIVVGGADADPVLYRAVNGD is encoded by the coding sequence ATGGCCGGTACAGACACGACTAGCGTAACCGAAAAGGACGCCGCGGATCTCGCCGCGATCCGCGCCACGATCGACCGGCTCGATGCCGAGATGCATCAGAGGCTGATCGAGCGCGGCACGGCGATCGGCACCCTCATCAAGGTCAAGGGGACCAGCCGCCCCGGTGCCGCCTTCCGGCCCGGGCGCGAGGCCGACATGATGCGCCGCCTGGTCGGCCGCCATGCCGGGGCACTGCCGCTGTGGACCGCCGAACATATCTGGCGCGAGATCATCACCACCTTCACGCGCATGCAGGCGCCGTTCGACGTCGCCTATGACGCCGGCGGCGATGCCGATGCCATGCGCGACGTCGCCCGATTCCTGTTCGGCTTCACGGTCGCGCTGCACCGCCAGCAGGGCGCGCTCGACACGGTCAATCATATCCGCGAGAGCGGCACCGATCTCGGCGTGGTCGCGCTCGGCCAGCCGCCGGAGGCCGGCGCCTGGTGGCGGGCGCTCGGGCGCCCCTCGGGGCCACGCATCATCGCCCTTTCGCCCTTCATCGTCGTCGCCGGGCGGCCGGCCGAGACGCCCGCGCTCGTGCTCGCCCCCGAACTCGCCGATCCGACGCCGCCCGATCTTCATGTCTTCGCCGTCACGGCGATCGGCGGCGAGACGGAACGTGCCATCCGCGGCGCCGGCGGAACGGTACTCGCAGCGGCGGGACGGGAACTGCTGATCGCGCTGCCGGTCGAGACGGCGGTGGCGAGTCTCGCCGCGCATGCCGGCTTCGAGGATGTCGCCCGCGTCGGCGCGCTGTCGCGGGGTATCGTCGTCGGCGGGGCCGATGCCGATCCCGTGCTGTACCGGGCCGTGAACGGAGACTGA
- a CDS encoding prephenate/arogenate dehydrogenase family protein: MTDIIFPRLALIGIGLIGASIALASRKAGTVGSIAISTRSPATLKRAEELGLGDAYFADPAEAVRDADCVIVCVPVGACGAVAEAIGPHLKPGCVVSDVGSVKAAVVRAMAPHLPAHVNFVPGHPIAGTEHSGPDAGFAELYQNRWCVLTPAPGVDPAAVDRLARLWRAMGANVEMMSAEHHDLVLAITSHLPHLIAYNIVGTASDLESGIRSEVLKFSASGFRDFTRIAASDPTMWRDIFLANKEAVLEMLGRFNEDLSTLTRAIRNGDGDTLFDLFTRTRAIRRSIVAIGQDTAEPDFGRRDHGRS; this comes from the coding sequence ATGACCGACATCATCTTCCCGCGCCTCGCGCTGATCGGCATCGGCCTCATCGGCGCCTCGATCGCGCTGGCGAGCCGCAAGGCCGGCACCGTCGGCTCGATCGCCATTTCCACCCGCAGCCCGGCGACGCTGAAGCGCGCCGAGGAACTCGGCCTCGGCGACGCTTATTTCGCCGATCCGGCCGAGGCGGTGCGCGACGCCGATTGCGTCATCGTCTGCGTTCCCGTCGGCGCCTGCGGCGCCGTCGCCGAGGCGATCGGCCCGCATCTGAAGCCGGGCTGCGTCGTTTCCGATGTCGGGTCCGTGAAGGCAGCCGTCGTCCGCGCTATGGCGCCGCATCTTCCCGCGCATGTGAACTTCGTGCCGGGTCATCCGATCGCCGGCACCGAGCATTCCGGCCCGGATGCCGGCTTCGCCGAGCTCTATCAGAACCGCTGGTGCGTGCTGACGCCGGCGCCGGGCGTCGATCCGGCGGCCGTCGACCGGCTCGCGCGGTTGTGGCGCGCGATGGGCGCCAATGTCGAGATGATGTCGGCGGAGCACCATGACCTGGTCCTCGCGATCACCAGCCATCTGCCGCATCTCATCGCCTACAACATCGTCGGCACGGCCTCGGATCTCGAATCGGGCATCCGGTCCGAGGTTCTGAAATTCTCGGCCTCCGGATTCCGCGATTTCACCCGCATCGCCGCCTCGGACCCGACCATGTGGCGCGACATCTTCCTCGCCAACAAGGAAGCGGTGCTGGAGATGCTCGGCCGCTTCAACGAGGATCTGTCGACGCTCACCCGCGCAATCCGCAACGGCGACGGCGACACGCTCTTCGATCTCTTCACGCGGACCCGGGCGATCCGCCGCTCGATCGTCGCGATCGGCCAGGACACGGCAGAGCCGGATTTCGGCCGTCGCGACCACGGCCGGTCCTGA
- a CDS encoding pyridoxal phosphate-dependent aminotransferase, translating to MTKRDPDIRKPGDRPEPRPGILDIAAYDPGRTTATGGAKLYKLAANETPLGPSPAAAAAFLACRDGLEIYPDASAPELRDAIGAAHGILPSRIVCGNGSDELLAMVARAYLGPGDEAIHTEYGFLIYPIAIRAAGATPVAAPEKNYTTYVDGILDCLTPRTRAVFLANPNNPTGTYVPFSEIRRLHAALPPHVLLVLDAAYAEYVRRNDYESGIELVGQSQNVVMTRTFSKIHGLASLRIGWLYGPEAIVDALNRVRGPFNISVPAIKAGVAALGDRAHVEASVAHNDEWMLRVSHALETLGLEVTPSVTNFVLIHFPTTPGHTAAEAELFLLERGVVLRGVAGYGLRNALRMTIGSAEANEAAIAGLKAFMSGGNHGGRI from the coding sequence ATGACCAAGCGCGATCCCGACATCCGCAAGCCGGGCGATCGCCCCGAGCCGCGTCCGGGCATTCTCGACATCGCCGCCTATGATCCGGGCCGCACGACGGCAACCGGCGGGGCGAAGCTCTACAAGCTCGCCGCCAACGAGACGCCGCTGGGGCCGAGCCCGGCAGCCGCCGCCGCCTTCCTCGCCTGCCGCGACGGGCTCGAGATCTATCCCGACGCCTCGGCGCCGGAACTGCGCGATGCGATCGGTGCCGCGCACGGCATCTTGCCGTCGCGCATCGTCTGCGGCAACGGCTCCGACGAGCTGCTGGCCATGGTTGCGCGCGCCTATCTCGGACCGGGCGACGAGGCGATCCACACGGAATACGGCTTTCTCATCTATCCGATCGCCATTCGCGCGGCTGGGGCGACACCGGTCGCCGCGCCGGAGAAGAACTACACGACCTATGTCGACGGCATCCTCGACTGCCTGACGCCCCGCACCCGGGCCGTCTTCCTCGCCAATCCCAACAACCCGACCGGCACCTATGTGCCGTTCAGCGAGATCCGCCGCCTGCATGCCGCGCTGCCGCCGCATGTGCTGCTCGTCCTCGACGCGGCCTATGCCGAATATGTCCGGCGCAACGACTACGAGAGCGGCATCGAGCTGGTCGGCCAGTCGCAGAACGTGGTGATGACGCGGACCTTCTCGAAGATCCACGGCCTCGCTTCGCTGCGTATCGGCTGGCTCTATGGTCCGGAGGCGATCGTCGACGCGCTGAACCGTGTCCGTGGGCCGTTCAACATTTCGGTCCCGGCCATCAAGGCGGGCGTCGCGGCGCTCGGCGACCGCGCCCATGTCGAGGCGTCCGTCGCGCATAACGACGAATGGATGCTGCGCGTCAGCCATGCCCTGGAGACGCTCGGCCTCGAGGTGACGCCGAGCGTCACGAATTTCGTGCTGATCCACTTCCCGACGACACCGGGGCACACGGCTGCCGAGGCGGAGCTCTTCCTGCTCGAGCGCGGCGTCGTGCTGCGCGGCGTGGCGGGCTACGGCCTTCGAAACGCGCTCCGGATGACCATCGGCTCGGCCGAGGCCAACGAGGCGGCGATCGCGGGGCTGAAGGCATTCATGAGCGGCGGCAACCACGGCGGGCGCATATGA
- the metW gene encoding methionine biosynthesis protein MetW: MTPIDIHSRADVKRIDLLVIAGLVAPGSRVLDVGCGDGELLALLQKERRVEGRGIELSQAGVNESLARGLSVIQGDADTDLVDYPDACFDYVILSDTIQAMVRPKQVLTEMLRIGRKAIVSFPNFGHWTVRASLGFKGRMPVTENLPYSWYDTPNIHFCTLRDFTGLCGEVGAKIETPIVLDAGGRRMTSAPWWFWNLLGQQAVFLLSR, encoded by the coding sequence ATGACGCCAATCGACATTCATTCCCGCGCCGATGTGAAGCGCATCGACCTGCTGGTGATCGCCGGTCTGGTCGCGCCGGGCAGTCGCGTGCTCGATGTCGGCTGCGGCGACGGCGAATTGCTGGCCCTGCTCCAGAAGGAGCGCCGCGTCGAAGGACGCGGGATCGAGCTGTCGCAGGCGGGCGTCAACGAGAGTCTCGCCCGCGGCCTTTCGGTGATCCAGGGCGATGCCGATACCGACCTCGTCGACTATCCCGACGCCTGCTTCGACTACGTGATCCTCTCCGATACCATCCAGGCCATGGTCCGGCCGAAGCAGGTCCTGACCGAGATGCTGCGGATCGGCCGCAAGGCGATCGTGTCCTTCCCGAATTTCGGCCACTGGACGGTGCGCGCCTCGCTCGGCTTCAAGGGCCGCATGCCGGTCACCGAGAACCTGCCCTACAGCTGGTACGACACGCCCAACATCCATTTCTGCACGCTGCGCGATTTCACCGGCCTCTGCGGCGAGGTCGGCGCGAAGATCGAGACACCGATCGTCCTCGATGCCGGCGGCCGGCGGATGACGAGCGCCCCGTGGTGGTTCTGGAACCTTCTCGGCCAGCAGGCCGTCTTCCTGCTGTCGCGGTGA
- a CDS encoding tetratricopeptide repeat protein has protein sequence MRRLRRAIAASAIAALPLAAVMAVLPLHALAVQAPRQETTSAGSDARSREIAAAVVTCETGAAFPLDRKAIAPAIQFPELLSAGFDPAPIEALIRACTTARDAHPDDDRLRLMALRAEAAKPGTSPDRLVGALRALSLKGFAEADYLLYALHRLPVRDDEPEGHGIAREEAVDALLRAAKAGHQQALLDRLDEQRRGPLIRRDPAGAIATARALETLPPQGPKGGVSEAEARDLGTSLLATLILTTPGLDATTYAEGYRRLTAIRTVDPDALEWPLAAALRYGRGTGQDPAAARRLLEGAVADGRFQGAGMLGEMLVTGEGGPADGKRAIALLSQPKAGRSPGAAALLATLLTDNRFVGPDPNRAAATLAGSGDIDDAIRAVSLLSDYATPLPRPVVYLRRLEDAADAGEPGAARALAELRLSAHPAFRDETAGRAILIRLAASGDGDAAWRVAETQYGDLDGRSGRPFRRDGGPSDDAIRAMIDRGIATKDARAYLLYARLARRGTVYPQDDKAATSALISAANLGNVEAMVLLGDAYDQGLGIGKDPRERLRAWREAAKQGSLAARQKIASAFTFDGFDKLITLREGVSERVALHNNDLSGQFPGFSSAAAFAGLFSGGRAADAGTVALAGAVLDGFRLAPAGLEEGPLVETTRAMPEEIRLAMEAALVQQGFLKRAADGTFGPDGRDALRSWVEAKGPLADAAAPSAASPAGADALDPTTLARARDRIYAAVKSVRSREDRRTAVRGLNSLARYGDASARWALLVNYDDADFVRNNVTPAELTRYGLDILVARPAGMEKPDFEFVFALGTLLSAGEMGSFGTATLDAIRDDPRLQDPLALGGVLQALVFAPGACDAILEAARKSGVAGLGAEGCDEATKAALIGFAHVAGPAGVAASERRAGAAELAAIAGGP, from the coding sequence ATGCGTCGCCTTCGCCGAGCCATCGCGGCATCCGCCATCGCCGCCCTGCCGCTGGCCGCCGTTATGGCAGTCTTGCCGCTGCATGCGCTCGCCGTCCAGGCGCCGCGCCAGGAGACGACCTCGGCCGGGTCGGATGCGCGGTCGCGGGAAATCGCGGCGGCTGTCGTCACCTGCGAGACCGGCGCGGCCTTCCCGCTCGATCGCAAGGCCATCGCGCCCGCCATCCAGTTTCCAGAGCTTCTTTCAGCCGGCTTCGATCCCGCTCCGATCGAGGCGCTGATCCGGGCCTGCACGACCGCCCGCGATGCGCATCCCGACGACGACCGGCTGCGGCTGATGGCGCTGAGGGCCGAGGCGGCCAAACCCGGCACGTCTCCCGACCGACTGGTCGGCGCGCTCCGAGCGTTGTCGCTGAAGGGCTTCGCCGAGGCCGACTATCTCCTCTACGCGCTGCATCGCCTGCCCGTTCGGGATGACGAGCCCGAGGGTCACGGCATCGCCCGCGAGGAGGCAGTGGACGCCCTGCTCCGTGCCGCCAAGGCCGGACACCAGCAGGCCCTTCTCGACCGTCTCGACGAGCAGCGTCGCGGCCCGCTCATCCGCCGCGACCCGGCCGGCGCCATCGCCACGGCGCGCGCGCTAGAGACGCTGCCGCCGCAGGGGCCGAAGGGCGGCGTCTCGGAGGCGGAGGCGCGCGACCTCGGCACCAGTCTCCTCGCCACGCTCATCCTGACGACGCCCGGCCTCGATGCGACGACCTATGCCGAGGGCTACCGTCGGCTGACTGCGATCCGCACTGTCGATCCCGATGCGCTCGAATGGCCGCTCGCCGCCGCGCTCCGTTATGGACGGGGCACCGGGCAGGATCCCGCCGCCGCGCGCCGCCTGCTCGAAGGGGCGGTCGCGGACGGGCGCTTCCAGGGCGCAGGCATGCTCGGCGAGATGCTCGTCACAGGCGAAGGCGGCCCGGCCGATGGCAAGCGGGCGATCGCGCTCCTCTCTCAACCGAAGGCGGGCCGGTCGCCCGGCGCCGCGGCGCTGCTCGCGACCCTCCTCACCGACAATCGCTTCGTCGGCCCGGATCCCAACCGCGCGGCCGCGACGCTGGCCGGCTCCGGCGACATCGACGATGCGATCCGCGCCGTGTCGCTTCTCTCGGACTACGCGACCCCGCTGCCGCGCCCCGTCGTTTATCTCCGCCGCCTCGAGGACGCCGCCGATGCCGGCGAGCCCGGCGCCGCCCGCGCCCTCGCCGAATTGCGCCTCTCCGCTCATCCCGCGTTCCGCGACGAGACGGCCGGCCGCGCCATCCTGATCCGCCTCGCCGCATCGGGCGACGGCGATGCCGCCTGGCGTGTGGCCGAGACGCAATATGGCGATCTCGACGGGCGCAGCGGCCGGCCCTTCCGCCGCGATGGCGGCCCCTCGGACGACGCCATCCGCGCCATGATCGACAGGGGCATCGCCACGAAGGACGCCCGCGCCTATCTCCTCTATGCGAGGCTGGCGCGGCGCGGCACCGTCTATCCGCAGGACGACAAGGCGGCCACCAGTGCGCTGATCAGCGCCGCCAATCTCGGCAACGTCGAGGCGATGGTCCTGCTCGGCGACGCCTATGACCAGGGCCTCGGCATCGGGAAGGATCCGCGCGAGCGGCTCCGCGCCTGGCGGGAGGCGGCGAAGCAGGGCTCGCTCGCGGCGCGGCAGAAGATCGCCTCGGCCTTCACCTTCGACGGCTTCGACAAGCTGATCACGCTGCGCGAAGGCGTTTCCGAGCGGGTCGCGCTGCACAACAACGACCTTTCCGGCCAGTTCCCCGGCTTTTCCTCGGCCGCCGCCTTCGCAGGACTGTTCTCGGGCGGCCGCGCCGCCGATGCCGGTACGGTGGCGCTGGCCGGCGCGGTGCTCGACGGTTTCCGCCTGGCGCCGGCCGGTCTCGAGGAGGGCCCGCTCGTCGAGACGACGCGGGCGATGCCGGAAGAGATCCGCCTCGCGATGGAGGCGGCGCTGGTGCAGCAGGGTTTCCTGAAGCGGGCCGCCGACGGCACGTTCGGCCCCGACGGCCGCGATGCACTGAGGTCATGGGTCGAGGCGAAGGGACCGCTCGCCGATGCCGCGGCGCCGTCGGCCGCATCCCCGGCCGGGGCCGATGCGCTCGACCCTACGACGCTGGCGCGCGCCCGCGACCGCATCTACGCCGCCGTCAAGTCCGTCAGGTCCAGGGAAGATCGGAGGACGGCGGTCCGCGGCCTCAACAGCCTCGCCCGCTACGGCGACGCCTCGGCGCGCTGGGCTCTGCTCGTCAACTATGACGACGCCGATTTCGTCCGCAACAATGTGACGCCGGCCGAACTGACCCGCTACGGGCTCGACATCCTCGTCGCGCGCCCGGCCGGCATGGAGAAGCCGGATTTCGAATTCGTCTTCGCCCTCGGCACGCTGCTGTCGGCCGGCGAGATGGGCAGCTTCGGAACCGCCACGCTGGACGCGATCCGCGACGATCCGCGGCTGCAGGATCCGCTCGCCCTCGGCGGCGTGCTGCAGGCGCTCGTCTTCGCTCCCGGCGCCTGCGACGCCATTCTCGAAGCGGCGCGGAAATCGGGCGTGGCCGGGCTCGGTGCGGAAGGGTGCGACGAGGCGACGAAGGCGGCGCTGATCGGCTTCGCCCATGTCGCGGGTCCCGCCGGCGTCGCGGCCTCCGAAAGGCGAGCCGGCGCCGCGGAACTGGCGGCCATCGCCGGCGGGCCCTAG